TGTTACTGATAGGTATCGTGGTACTGGTGCTGATTGTCCGTAAAAAACCAACGATTGACCGTTCTGCAAAACTGTCATCACAGCAAAAATCACAATTAGATCAAATTTTAAAAGATAAATAATCCTATGGTAGCACTACTTTTTACACTGATTGCCTTTATTTTATTGTTGTTAATAATTGTTTGGGGGCATTTTCTTCGTCAACGTAACTATCGTAATAAGGTGGATAATAGCTTTCGCGATGAAACTAATATTCGTTTGTATAAAGAACACAAATCTGAGATAGAGCGTGATTTTTCCCAAGGACGTTTAGATCAAAGCAGTTATGATTATCTGATATCCGAGCTTGATCAAAGTTTATTACAAGATATAGAAGAAAATGCCAATGAGCAGAAACAAGTGACGGAAGCTAAACCGATCACGATGTTTTGGCCGGTTACGATGACTGTGTTTATGCTAGCGTTTAGCGCACTTCTTTACCAACAAACAGGGGCTTTTGAAGAGTTAACGACAATGCCTCGACAGCAGCAAAGTCATCAATCACTTGATGCTGAACAGCAAGCGTTGGTACAGCTGCAAAAATTAAAACAACAAACTGAACAAGAGCCAAATAATAGTGATGCTTGGTATAGTTTAGGGCAGGCACTTGTGGGGGCGGGTGACTTTTCAGCGGCATTAGCAGCTTTCGACCGTGTTATTGAAATAGACGGAGAGCATGCTGATTTATATGGAGCGAAAGCGCAAGCAAGCTTTTATCAGAATGAGCAGAAAATCACACCTGAGGTTCAATCTTACATCGACAAAGCATTGGCGCTTGATGCCAGAGATCCATCAACAAATATTTTGTTAGGTATGCATGCCTTTGTTAATCAAGATTATCAAACAGCGG
The Thalassotalea hakodatensis genome window above contains:
- the ccmI gene encoding c-type cytochrome biogenesis protein CcmI, with product MVALLFTLIAFILLLLIIVWGHFLRQRNYRNKVDNSFRDETNIRLYKEHKSEIERDFSQGRLDQSSYDYLISELDQSLLQDIEENANEQKQVTEAKPITMFWPVTMTVFMLAFSALLYQQTGAFEELTTMPRQQQSHQSLDAEQQALVQLQKLKQQTEQEPNNSDAWYSLGQALVGAGDFSAALAAFDRVIEIDGEHADLYGAKAQASFYQNEQKITPEVQSYIDKALALDARDPSTNILLGMHAFVNQDYQTAVQHWQLVVSDNRPSVNVQALQQALTEAKSRLALTGEQASVDVNSQVSLSVKVSLSDEIRKQLEQGQDKVVFIYAIPAEGSRMPLAAIKLRASDLPTAVTLSDANAMTPQAKLSDAKAVNVFAIISESGSAGIKPGDFKAEALNVELATNKMISLNINTVVE